A window from Tachyglossus aculeatus isolate mTacAcu1 chromosome 20, mTacAcu1.pri, whole genome shotgun sequence encodes these proteins:
- the LIG4 gene encoding DNA ligase 4: MTSPQRTVASHVPFADLCSTLERIQRSKKRPEKIKHFTEFLDSWRKFHDALYKKAAGVADSFYPAMRLILPQLERERVAYGIKETMLAKLYIELLHLPREGKDALKLLNYRAPTGARGDAGDFATVAYFVLQRRCRRQGCLSVQQVNDELDSVASNNSAKRKDLVKRSLLQLITQSSALEQKWLIRMIIKDLKLGFSQQAVFSLFHRDAAELYNVTTDLEKVCRQLHEPSVGLSDISIALFSPFKPMLAAVADIQKIEKTMNQRSFYIETKLDGERMQMHKDGDVYRFFSRNGYDYTEQFGASPREGSLTPFIHGAFRAGLRNCILDGEMMAYSSATRTFTQKGSRFDVKRMEEDSDLQTCFCVFDVLMVDDRKLGHETLRGRHEILLGVFTPVEGRIEAVPKAQAVTKREVIDALNEAIDKREEGIMVKDPSSIYKPDKRGEGWLKIKPEYVNGIMDELDLLIVGGYWGKGSRGGMMSHFLCAVAETPPPGEKPSVFRTLCRVGSGYTMKELYDLGLKLAEHWKPYRKRAPPGCLSCGTEKPEVYIEPCHSVIVQVKAAEIVGSDMYRTDCTLRFPRIERIREDKAWHECMTAEELQRLRGRASGKLASRHFPAEDGEPQGKKRRAAPRAKRPLGVVEHRKAPDLADVRRVADVFEEVEFCVMSGTDSHPKAELESRIAELGGCVVQNPGPDTYCVIAGTENVRVRNVISSNGHDVVRPQWLLDCFEARRCLPWQPRFMVHVTPATQRHFAREYDRFGDSYFADTSPDQLKELFSGMKDVPERGPREMAPVIADVEDRYAWDSRPLGLFRRHTVYVDRYPAAGRPGTGVPGTGLATTALELRFHGAIVVARLREGVSHVIVGEDQSRVGELKAFRRTLRKKFKILRDLWVTHSIERGALQQESRYLI; this comes from the coding sequence ATGACTTCTCCACAACGAACGGTGGCATCCCACGTGCCCTTCGCCGATTTGTGTTCCACGCTGGAAAGGATCCAGAGAAGCAAAAAACGCCCAGAGAAGATCAAGCACTTTACGGAGTTTCTAGACTCGTGGAGGAAATTCCACGACGCCCTCTATAAGAAGGCGGCGGGGGTGGCGGATTCCTTTTATCCAGCCATGAGACTGATTCTGCCTCAGCTCGAGCGAGAGCGGGTGGCCTACGGCATTAAAGAAACCATGCTGGCCAAACTTTATATCGAGCTGCTCCACCTCCCCAGAGAGGGAAAAGACGCGCTGAAGCTCTTGAACTACCGAGCGCCCACCGGGGCTCGGGGGGATGCCGGCGACTTCGCCACCGTCGCCTACTTCGTGCTGCAGCGGAGGTGCCGCCGCCAAGGCTGCCTGTCCGTCCAGCAGGTGAACGACGAGCTGGACTCCGTCGCCAGCAACAACTCCGCCAAGAGGAAGGACCTGGTCAAGAGGAGCCTCCTCCAACTGATAACCCAGAGTTCCGCCCTGGAGCAGAAGTGGTTGATCCGGATGATCATCAAGGACCTGAAGCTGGGCTTCAGCCAGCAGGCcgtgttctccctcttccaccgGGACGCCGCCGAGCTGTACAACGTCACCACCGACCTGGAAAAAGTGTGCAGGCAGCTGcacgagccctccgtggggctcagCGACATCTCCATCGCCCTGTTCTCCCCTTTCAAGCCCATGCTGGCGGCCGTCGCGGACATCCAGAAGATCGAGAAGACCATGAACCAGAGGAGCTTCTACATCGAGACCAAGCTAGACGGGGAACGCATGCAGATGCACAAGGACGGGGACGTCTACAGGTTCTTCTCCCGCAACGGGTACGATTACACGGAGCAGTTCGGCGCCTCCCCCCGCGAGGGCTCCTTAACGCCGTTCATCCACGGGGCGTTCCGGGCCGGCCTCCGCAACTGCATCCTGGACGGCGAGATGATGGCCTACAGCTCGGCCACCCGCACTTTCACGCAGAAGGGAAGCAGGTTCGACGTCAAGAGGATGGAAGAGGACTCCGACCTGCAGACGTGCTTCTGCGTCTTCGACGTCCTCATGGTCGACGACAGGAAGCTGGGCCACGAGACCCTGCGCGGGCGGCACGAGATCCTCCTCGGCGTCTTCACCCCGGTGGAGGGGAGGATCGAAGCGGTGCCGAAAGCGCAGGCCGTCACCAAGAGGGAAGTGATCGACGCGCTGAACGAAGCCATCGACAAGCGGGAAGAGGGGATCATGGTGAAGGATCCCTCGTCCATTTACAAGCCGGACAAACGCGGAGAAGGGTGGCTGAAGATCAAGCCGGAGTACGTGAACGGGATCATGGACGAGCTGGACCTTCTGATTGTCGGCGGGTACTGGGGGAAAGGCTCCCGGGGCGGGATGATGtctcacttcctgtgtgcggtgGCGGAAACGCCCCCGCCGGGCGAGAAGCCCTCCGTGTTTCGCACCTTGTGCCGGGTCGGCTCCGGCTACACCATGAAGGAGCTGTACGATCTGGGCTTGAAGCTGGCCGAACACTGGAAGCCCTACCGGAAGAGAGCTCCCCCGGGCTGCCTCTCCTGCGGCACGGAGAAGCCCGAGGTCTACATCGAGCCCTGCCACTCGGTCATCGTCCAGGTGAAGGCCGCCGAGATCGTCGGCAGCGACATGTACAGGACGGACTGCACGCTGCGCTTCCCGCGGATCGAGAGGATCCGGGAGGACAAGGCGTGGCACGAGTGCATGACCGCGGAAGAGCTGCAACGGCTCCGCGGCAGGGCCTCCGGGAAGCTGGCCTCCAGGCACTTCCCCGCGGAGGACGGGGAGCCGCAGGGGAAGAAGCGGAGGGCCGCCCCCAGGGCCAAGAGGCCGCTCGGGGTCGTCGAGCACCGCAAGGCCCCGGACCTGGCCGACGTCCGCCGGGTCGCGGACGTCTTCGAGGAGGTGGAGTTCTGCGTCATGAGCGGGACGGACAGCCACCCGAAGGCCGAGCTGGAGAGCCGGATAGCGGAGCTGGGCGGGTGCGTGGTGCAGAACCCGGGGCCGGACACCTACTGCGTCATCGCCGGCACCGAGAACGTCCGGGTGAGGAACGTCATCTCCTCCAACGGGCACGACGTGGTCAGGCCCCAGTGGCTCCTGGACTGCTTCGAGGCCAGGCGGTGTCTGCCCTGGCAGCCGCGCTTCATGGTCCACGTGACTCCGGCCACGCAACGCCACTTCGCCCGCGAGTACGACCGCTTCGGGGACAGCTACTTCGCGGACACCAGCCCGGACCAGCTGAAGGAACTCTTTTCGGGCATGAAAGACGTCCCGGAGCGGGGGCCCCGGGAGATGGCCCCCGTGATCGCCGACGTGGAAGATCGCTACGCCTGGGACAGCCGCCCCCTCGGCCTGTTTCGCCGCCACACGGTCTACGTGGACCGTTACCCTGCCGCGGGCCGGCCCGGCACCGGGGTCCCGGGGACGGGGCTGGCCACCACGGCCTTGGAGCTGCGGTTCCACGGCGCCATCGTCGTCGCCCGTCTGCGAGAAGGGGTCTCCCACGTGATCGTCGGGGAAGACCAGAGTCGAGTCGGGGAGCTGAAGGCCTTCCGGAGAACTCTCCGGAAAAAATTCAAAATCCTCCGGGACCTGTGGGTGACGCACTCCATAGAGAGGGGCGCGTTACAGCAGGAATCCCGGTACTTGATTTAA